The genomic segment GCCGGCCGGCGGCATTGATGCGCGGGCCCAGCACGAAGCCCGCCGCGTAAGGGTCGGGCCGGCGCCTCAGCCGCGCCACGTCAGCAAGGGCGGCAAGGCCCGGATTGACGCGCCGCGCCATCACCTTGAAGCCCTGCGTCGCATAGGCCCTGTTGAGACCGATGAGCGGTACCACATCGCACACCGTGCCGAGCGCCACGAGGTCGAGCCACTGGAGCAGGTCCGGCACCGCCCGATCCTTGCCGTAATGCCCGGCATCGCGCAGGCGCTTCGCGACCGCCGCAACGAGGATGAGCGTGACGCCGACGGCGGCCAGATAGCCAAGGCCGCTCAGGTCGTCCTGGCGGTTGGGGTTGACCACGGCGCGGGCCTCCGGCAGCTCCGCATCGGCCTGATGGTGGTCGACGACCACGACATCGAGGCCGAGCTCGGCGGCATGGGCGAGCGGCCCGTGCGCCGCGATGCCGCAATCCACGGTGATGAGAAGGCGCGCCCCCTCCCCCGCCAGCCGCGCGATCGCCTCGCGGCCCGGCCCGTAGCCCTCCTCCAGACGGTCGGGAATATGGATGAGCGCGCGATGGCCGGCGGCACGGAAGAAGCGGTCGAGAAGCGCCGACGAGGTCACCCCGTCCACATCGTAGTCGCCGATGATGGCGATCTGCTCGCCCGTCATCACCGCATGGGCGATGCGGTCCGCCCCCTCCTCCATGTCGGCGAGATCGCCGGGCTTGGGCATGAGCGCGCGCAATGTGGGGTTCAGATAGCCGGTCACGTCGTCGAGGGGGACGCCGCGGCCGGCAAGCACGCGGGCGAGGATTTCAGGCAGCTCGTAGCGCTCCGCGATTGCTTCCGCGGCACGGTTCGCCGACAGGCGCGCCCGCCACGACCGGCCCGAGACCGATTGCGACACGCCAAGGAAACACCGCTCTTCGCTCACTGCCGCCGCTTCCGCCATTGCCGTCGCCCATACCCCGGCGCCCCGCACGGCCAAGAATGCCGGTGCGGAGGCGATTGATTCGGGCCGGAGCCTTTCAGCCCCAGTGTAGCGGCTTACGAGAATTTATCAGCGTGATGGCGTGCGCTGATCCAGCGCACCGTGCCGCTCGTGGAGCGCATGATGACCGAATGGGTGGTCAGGAAGCCGCCCGCCTCGTTGCGCACGCCCGACAGCATGGAGCCGTTGGTGACGCCGGTGGCGGCGAACATCACGTCGCCGGAGGCCATCTCCTCCATGGTGTATTTGTGGTTGGCGTCCTTGACGCCCATGCGCCGCGCACGCTCGCCCTGCTCCTCGTTCTTGACGACGAGCCGGCCCTGCATCTGCCCGCCGATGCACCGGAGCGCGGAGGCCGCCAGAACGCCCTCCGGCGCGCCGCCGGTGCCCATATAGATGTCGATGCCGGTATTGTCGGGATCCGCGGTATGGATGACGCCGGCGACGTCGCCATCGGTGATCAGCCGGACGGCGGCGCCCACCTCGCGCACCGCGGCAATCGTCTCGGCATGGCGCGGCCGGTCGAGGATGCAGGCGGTGATCTCCGGGACCGGTACGCCCTTGGCCTCGGCGATCCGCTTGATGTTCTCCTGCGGCGGCAGGTCGAGATCGACGAGGCCGGGCTCGTAGCCGCCGCCTATGGCGATCTTCTCCATATAGAGATCCGGCGCGTGGAGCAGGCTGCCGGCTTCCGCCATGGCGACCACGGCGAGCGCGTTCGGCATGGATTTCGCGGTCAGCGTCGTGCCCTCCAGGGGGTCGAGCGCGATATCGACCTTGGGCCCTTTGCCCGTGCCCACCTTCTCGCCGATATAGAGCATGGGCGCCTCGTCGCGCTCGCCCTCGCCGATCACGACCGTGCCGTCGATATCGAGCGCGTTCAGCGCGGAGCGCATGGCATCCACGGCCACGCGGTCGGCCTCGACCTCGTTGCCGCGCCCGCGCAGGCGCGAGGCGGCCACAGCCGCGGCCTCGGTGACGCGAACCAACTCGAGCGACAGCGCCCTTGTCAGTGCCGGCGAGGTTTTCGTCATCCCGTTCTCCTTGCCTGGCCCGCCTTCCTGAGAAAGGAGCCGTGAGATCAAAACCGTTCGATGCGGATCATGCGCGACGGTCGGGCGGTATGGCCGCCGGCATCGATATTGGCAAGAGCCTCGCGCATGGATTTCTCCAGCGTATCATGGGTGATCATGATGACAGGCCGCGTCTGCTCGCCCTTCGCCGATGCCCCGTTCGGCTCGGCAAGGTCGGCGCGCTGGACAATGCTGTCGAGCGAAATGCCCTGCTCTGCCATGCGCTGGGCGACCGCGGCGACGGCCCCGATCCGGTCATAGAGCTCCAGCGCCACGTAATAGCCGCCCTCATGCGCGCGCATGCGCGCGCGTCGATAGGGCTTGAGCGCCGTCGCCGGCGCCCCGAAGGGGGCCGCCACATGGCCGCGCGCGATATCCACGATGTCGGAGGCCACGCTCGAGGCCGTCGCGAACGCGCCTGCCCCCTGCCCCTCAAGCATCAGATCGCCCACGAAGTCGCCGGTGACCCCCACCGCGTTGAACACGCCCTGGACGTCGGCAATGGGCGAATCCATCGGCACGAGGGTGGGATGGACCCGTTGCTCCACCCCGCTGTCGGTTTCCACGCCGACGCCGAGCAGCTTGATGCGGAAGCCGAGATCGCGGGCGGCACGGATATCCTGGCGCGTGATGTGCTCGATGCCCTCCACATAGACGGAGGAGACGCTGACCTCGGTCCCGAAGGCCAGAGCGGACAGGATGGCGAGCTTGTGCGCGGTGTCGAGCCCGCCGACATCGAATGTCGGATCGGCCTCGGCATAGCCGAGCCTCTGCGCCTCGGCCAGCGCCTCGGCAAAGCTCACCCCCTCGTTCTCCATCATGGTGAGGATGAAGTTGCACGTCCCGTTCATGATGCCGAAGACGCGTGCGATCCGGTTTCCGGCGAGGCTCTCGCGCACCGTCTTCACGATGGGGATGCCGCCAGCGACCGCCGCCTCGTAATTGAGCCCGACGCCGCCGTCCTCCGCCAGGCGGGCGAGCGCGGTGCCGTGATGGGCGAGCAGCGCCTTGTTGGCGGTCACGACATGCTTGCCGGCCTTGAGTGCGGTCTCCACGGCGGCCTTGGCCGGGTCGCCCTCGCCACCCATGAGCTCCACGAACATGTCGACATTGTCCGCACGCGCCAGCGCGACCGGGTCGTCATGCCAGGCGATGCCGTCCAGGTCGATGCCGCGGTCCTTCGTGCGGTCGCGCGCCGAAACGCCGGTGATCTCGAGGGGGCGGCCGATGCGCATGGCGAGCCGGTCCGCATCTGCAGACAGGAGTTTCACCACACCGGTGCCGACGGTTCCCAGCCCGGCGATGCCGAGCCTCAAGGCATTTGTCATATCCGTGAACTTCGCTTCGTAAGGTTCAAGCCCGTTTGGTGGCGGGATGGGCGACCACGTTATGAAGCGAATGTTTGGTGTTTTCAAGGAAGCGGCGCAGATTGCGCGCCGCCTGGCGGATCCTCTGCTCATTTTCCACAAGGGCGATGCGCACATAACCCTCGCCGTGCTCGCCGAATCCGATGCCGGGAGACACCGCCACCTGCGCCTCCTCGATGAGCAGCTTGGAAAACTCAAGCGAGCCGAGCTCGCCCAGATGGTCCGGAATGGGTGCCCAGGCGAACATGGTCGCG from the Kaustia mangrovi genome contains:
- a CDS encoding homoserine dehydrogenase, translating into MTNALRLGIAGLGTVGTGVVKLLSADADRLAMRIGRPLEITGVSARDRTKDRGIDLDGIAWHDDPVALARADNVDMFVELMGGEGDPAKAAVETALKAGKHVVTANKALLAHHGTALARLAEDGGVGLNYEAAVAGGIPIVKTVRESLAGNRIARVFGIMNGTCNFILTMMENEGVSFAEALAEAQRLGYAEADPTFDVGGLDTAHKLAILSALAFGTEVSVSSVYVEGIEHITRQDIRAARDLGFRIKLLGVGVETDSGVEQRVHPTLVPMDSPIADVQGVFNAVGVTGDFVGDLMLEGQGAGAFATASSVASDIVDIARGHVAAPFGAPATALKPYRRARMRAHEGGYYVALELYDRIGAVAAVAQRMAEQGISLDSIVQRADLAEPNGASAKGEQTRPVIMITHDTLEKSMREALANIDAGGHTARPSRMIRIERF
- the recJ gene encoding single-stranded-DNA-specific exonuclease RecJ, yielding MSEERCFLGVSQSVSGRSWRARLSANRAAEAIAERYELPEILARVLAGRGVPLDDVTGYLNPTLRALMPKPGDLADMEEGADRIAHAVMTGEQIAIIGDYDVDGVTSSALLDRFFRAAGHRALIHIPDRLEEGYGPGREAIARLAGEGARLLITVDCGIAAHGPLAHAAELGLDVVVVDHHQADAELPEARAVVNPNRQDDLSGLGYLAAVGVTLILVAAVAKRLRDAGHYGKDRAVPDLLQWLDLVALGTVCDVVPLIGLNRAYATQGFKVMARRVNPGLAALADVARLRRRPDPYAAGFVLGPRINAAGRLGQSALGLKLLTTEDAGEAAMIAQELERLNKERQEIEIAAFEAAAMDAEAQLEADPARALILVAGEGWHVGVLGLIASRLKERFDRPAIAIGYGAAGGFATGSGRSVHGVDLGGAVRAAHEAGILEKGGGHAMAAGLTVDVSRIEALGDFLNEKIAAEASAALAGPSLTLDGALTASGATTELLELLERAGPYGAGNPAPVFAFPAHRVRYADLAGKDHVRCKIAAGDGQTIKAIAFRALSTPLGEMLLSVRDRPVHVAGRLVIDDWGGARAPQLLIDDAALVS
- the glpX gene encoding class II fructose-bisphosphatase, whose amino-acid sequence is MTKTSPALTRALSLELVRVTEAAAVAASRLRGRGNEVEADRVAVDAMRSALNALDIDGTVVIGEGERDEAPMLYIGEKVGTGKGPKVDIALDPLEGTTLTAKSMPNALAVVAMAEAGSLLHAPDLYMEKIAIGGGYEPGLVDLDLPPQENIKRIAEAKGVPVPEITACILDRPRHAETIAAVREVGAAVRLITDGDVAGVIHTADPDNTGIDIYMGTGGAPEGVLAASALRCIGGQMQGRLVVKNEEQGERARRMGVKDANHKYTMEEMASGDVMFAATGVTNGSMLSGVRNEAGGFLTTHSVIMRSTSGTVRWISARHHADKFS